Proteins encoded within one genomic window of Candidatus Glassbacteria bacterium:
- the hslV gene encoding ATP-dependent protease subunit HslV, with amino-acid sequence MEQTGGNRIRSTTILAVRKDGHLALGGDGQVTLGDSVLKSGATKVRTLQEGKVLAGFAGSVADALTLFEKFEAKLKDHPANLPRAAVELAKEWRTDRYLRRLEAQLAVADRDHSFLISGTGDVIEPDDGVMSIGSGSTMALAAARALVAHSKLGAGGIVRSALEITADICIYTNREITVLEL; translated from the coding sequence ATGGAACAGACCGGGGGAAACAGGATTCGCAGTACCACCATTCTGGCGGTGCGCAAGGACGGCCACCTGGCTCTCGGCGGCGACGGCCAGGTAACCCTGGGCGACTCGGTGCTCAAGAGCGGAGCCACCAAGGTGCGCACGCTGCAGGAGGGCAAGGTGCTGGCCGGGTTCGCCGGCTCGGTGGCCGACGCCCTGACGCTGTTCGAGAAGTTCGAGGCCAAGCTCAAGGACCATCCGGCCAACCTTCCCCGCGCGGCGGTGGAACTGGCCAAGGAGTGGCGCACCGACCGCTACCTTCGCCGCCTCGAGGCCCAGCTGGCAGTCGCCGACCGCGACCACAGCTTTCTGATCAGCGGCACGGGCGACGTGATCGAGCCGGACGACGGGGTGATGTCGATCGGCAGCGGCAGCACGATGGCGCTGGCCGCCGCGCGCGCGCTGGTGGCCCACAGCAAGCTGGGCGCGGGCGGGATTGTCCGCTCGGCGCTGGAGATCACCGCTGATATCTGTATCTACACCAACAGGGAAATAACGGTACTGGAGCTTTAG